Proteins from a genomic interval of Chloroflexota bacterium:
- the gnd gene encoding decarboxylating NADP(+)-dependent phosphogluconate dehydrogenase has protein sequence MTTAKADFGLIGLAVMGQNLVLNMDDHGYTVAVFNRTVSKVDDFIDGNAKGSKVIGTHSIEELVSVLKRPRRVMLLVKAGPAVDAFIEKLIPHLEQGDIIIDGGNSNYNDTIRRAEYVESKGLRYIGTGVSGGEEGARFGPSIMPGGTPEAWQYVKNIFQDVSAKVPEGDPNGTPCCDWVGEGGAGHFVKMVHNGIEYGDMQIISEAYQLMKEGLEMSNEEMHKVFAEWNEGKLDSYLIEITRDILGYNDEDGKAVIDLILDTAGQKGTGKWTVMSSLEMGVPLTLIGEAVFARFLSALLDERKAASEVLTGPEPVFDGDKDAFILDLQEAVYASKIISYTQGYMLMRAAAAEYGWHLNYGGIAMMWRGGCIIRSAFLGKIKDAFDNDPELQNLLLDSYFEDQVAAAQDAWRRVIAKAIAMGVPVPAMSSALAFYDGYRRRRGSANMIQAQRDYFGAHTYERVDKPRGEFYHTNWTGTGGDVTASTYMA, from the coding sequence ATGACAACCGCAAAAGCAGACTTTGGCCTTATTGGCCTGGCAGTGATGGGCCAGAACCTGGTCCTGAACATGGACGACCATGGTTACACCGTGGCGGTTTTTAACCGAACGGTTTCCAAGGTGGACGACTTCATCGACGGCAACGCCAAGGGAAGCAAAGTTATCGGTACCCACTCCATCGAAGAGCTGGTTAGTGTTCTGAAACGGCCTCGCCGGGTGATGCTGTTAGTGAAGGCCGGTCCTGCGGTGGATGCGTTCATCGAAAAGTTGATTCCCCACCTGGAGCAGGGTGATATCATCATCGATGGCGGTAATTCCAACTACAACGATACGATCCGCCGCGCCGAGTATGTCGAATCAAAGGGCTTACGATACATCGGCACCGGTGTTTCCGGCGGGGAAGAAGGTGCTCGTTTTGGGCCATCGATCATGCCGGGGGGAACGCCCGAAGCATGGCAATATGTCAAGAATATCTTCCAGGATGTATCGGCCAAAGTACCCGAGGGTGATCCCAATGGCACACCCTGCTGCGATTGGGTCGGTGAAGGTGGCGCCGGTCACTTCGTGAAGATGGTTCACAATGGGATCGAGTACGGTGACATGCAGATTATCTCTGAAGCCTATCAACTGATGAAGGAAGGCCTGGAGATGAGCAACGAGGAGATGCATAAGGTCTTTGCCGAATGGAATGAGGGCAAGCTGGACTCCTATCTGATCGAGATCACGCGCGATATTCTTGGCTACAATGACGAGGATGGAAAGGCCGTCATCGATTTGATTCTGGACACGGCAGGCCAGAAGGGTACCGGCAAGTGGACCGTCATGTCTTCGCTGGAAATGGGTGTTCCCTTGACCCTGATCGGCGAGGCGGTTTTCGCTCGTTTCCTGTCAGCCCTGCTGGATGAACGCAAAGCTGCATCGGAAGTGTTAACCGGGCCGGAGCCCGTCTTTGATGGCGACAAGGACGCCTTCATCCTGGACCTGCAGGAAGCGGTCTATGCTTCCAAGATTATCTCGTATACCCAGGGGTACATGCTGATGAGGGCCGCTGCTGCCGAGTATGGTTGGCACTTAAACTACGGCGGCATCGCCATGATGTGGCGCGGCGGCTGTATCATTCGTTCTGCCTTCCTGGGGAAGATCAAGGATGCCTTCGACAACGATCCAGAGCTGCAAAACCTGCTGCTTGATTCCTACTTCGAGGACCAGGTGGCGGCAGCTCAGGACGCGTGGCGTCGGGTTATTGCCAAGGCCATAGCAATGGGTGTACCGGTACCAGCCATGTCCAGCGCGCTGGCATTCTACGATGGATACCGCCGCAGGCGTGGATCCGCCAACATGATCCAGGCCCAGCGTGATTACTTT